A window of the Miscanthus floridulus cultivar M001 chromosome 14, ASM1932011v1, whole genome shotgun sequence genome harbors these coding sequences:
- the LOC136503453 gene encoding uncharacterized protein — protein MEETLRLIAQNTARAYQQNQGLQPNQYSTFKDFLDIKPPIFKEVEEPLQDDEWLNTIEHKFHLLRVTELMKAEYASHQLQGPIGIWWTHYLSTLSTGANVTWEQFKTAFRGHHIPPGLMRMKAAEFMKLTQGTKTLSEYMHEFNNLSRYVPKFVNTEEKKIESFKRGLGTKLMKTMENYRCATYNEFVSDALTQENQNNLHAAAKGHK, from the coding sequence ATGGAGGAAACCCTACGCCTCATTGCACAGAACACAGCCCGTGCCTACCAGCAGAATCAGGGTCTGCAGCCAAATCAATATAGCACATTCAAGGACTTCTTAGACatcaagcctcctatcttcaaagaggtAGAGGAGCCTCTTCAGGATGACGAATGGCTAAACACCATTGAACATAAATTCCATCTGTTAAGGGTCACTGAGCTGATGAAGGCCGAGTACGCTTCCCATCAATTACAAGGAcctataggtatttggtggacTCACTATCTGTCTACCCTATCTACTGGCGCTAATGTTACTTGGGAGCAGTTCAAGACTgcctttaggggacaccatataccCCCAGGGCTGATGAGGATGAAAGcagctgagtttatgaagctcacccaagggacAAAGACTCTGAGCGAGTATATGCATgaattcaacaacttgtcaaggtaTGTGCCAAAATTTGTGAacactgaggagaaaaagatagagagcttcaagcgtggGCTTGgcaccaaattgatgaagaccatggagaATTATAGATGTGCAACCTATAATGAATTTGTTAGTGATGCTCTAACCCAAGAAAATCAAAACAATTTGCATGCTGCAGCAAAGGGTCACAAGTGA
- the LOC136504559 gene encoding uncharacterized protein, with product MLLVHKSVPLRRLLPRRPLKSFVLSPASRPRRLSLLPRAAMGSVAGDTAVRLAYPPARRDDSVVDDYHGVRIPDPYRWLEDPDSEETKEFVARQAELAETVLAGCPDRENLRREVTRLFDHPRHAAPFRRGNKYFHFHNSGLQAQSVLYMQDDLDGKAEVLLDPNTLSEDGTVALSTYSISEDGNYIAYGLSESGSDWVSIHVMSITNKRPMPDKLSWVKFSSISWTHDGKGFFYGRYPAPRGGEVDAGTETNINLNHQIYYHVLGSDQSEDILCWKDPEHPKYSFGASVTEDGKYIILGIYEGCDPVNKLYYCEISSLPRGIEGFRETEDLLPFVKLIDNFDAQYQVVANDGDEFTFLTNKSAPKNKLVRVDIKNPELWTDVLPEHEKDVLESADAVNNNQLLMCYMSDVKHILQIRDLRTGNFIHQLPLEIGAVSEISCRREDKEVFIGFTSFLSPGIIFRCNLAPTIPEMKMFREISVPGFDRTSFEVKQVFVPSKDGTKIPMFIMSKKDIDLNGSHPTLLYGYGGFNISLTASFSVSRVVLCKNMGFVVCVANIRGGGEYGEEWHKAGALAMKQNCFDDFAACAEFLVSSGYTNSRCLCIEGGSNGGLLVAASINQRPDLFGCALAHVGVMDMLRFHKFTIGHAWTTDYGCSDKEEEFQWLIKYSPLHNVWRPWEQSSSNHCQYPATMLLTADHDDRVVPLHSLKLLATLQHVLCTSTEDSLQTNPIIGRIDQKSGHGAGRPTQKLIDEAADRYSFMAKMLGASWTE from the exons ATGCTTCTCGTGCATAAATCTGTTCCCCTGCGCCGGCTCCTCCCACGCCGTCCTCTCAAATCATTTGTCCTCTCGCCGGCGTCTCGCCCCCGCCGCCTCTCGCTTCTCCCGCGCGCTGCCATGGGCTCCGTAGCCGGCGACACAGCCGTCCGCCTCGCGTACCCGCCGGCCCGCCGCGACGATTCCGTCGTCGACGACTACCACGGCGTTCGGATCCCGGATCCCTATCGCTG GCTGGAGGACCCGGACTCGGAGGAGACGAAGGAGTTCGTGGCGAGGCAGGcggagctggcggagacggtgcTCGCCGGGTGCCCCGACAGGGAGAACCTGCGCCGCGAGGTCACGCGGCTATTCGACCACCCGCGCCACGCCGCGCCGTTCCGCCGCGGGAACAAGTACTTCCACTTCCACAACTCCGGCCTCCAGGCCCAGAGCGTGCTCTACATGCAG GATGATTTGGACGGAAAGGCAGAGGTTCTTTTGGATCCAAATACGCTAAGCGAGGATGGGACGGTTGCTCTTTCAACATATTCTATTAGCGAGGATGGAAACTACATTGCTTATGGGCTAAGTGAAAGTGGTAGTGATTGGGTCTCTATTCATGTGATGAGCATTACTAACAAGCGGCCTATGCCTGACAAATTGTCCTGG GTAAAGTTCTCATCTATCAGCTGGACTCATGACGGGAAAGGTTTTTTCTATGGTCGGTATCCAGCACCTAG AGGAGGGGAAGTGGATGCTGGAACTGAGACAAACATCAATCTTAATCATCAGATATATTACCATGTTTTGGGATCTGATCAATCAGAGGATATATTGTGCTGGAAAGATCCTGAACACCCAAAGTATTCCTTTGGTGCCTCAGTCACTGAAGATGGAAAG TACATCATATTGGGCATCTATGAAGGTTGTGATCCTGTCAACAAATTATACTATTGTGAAATTTCTTCTCTTCCTCGAGGAATAGAGGGCTTCAGAGAGACAGAAGATTTGCTTCCATTTGTCAAGCTTATTGACAATTTTGATGCTCAATATCAAGTTGTGGCCAATGATGGTGATGAATTTACATTTTTGACCAATAAAAGTGCCCCTAAGAATAAGCTGGTAAGGGTAGATATCAAGAACCCAGAGCTGTGGACTGATGTTCTTCCAGAGCATGAAAAAGATGTGCTCGAGTCAGCCGACGCCGTTAACAATAACCAACTGTTGATGTGTTATATGTCAGATGTTAAGCATATTCTGCAGATAAGAGACCTTAGAACTGGAAACTTTATTCATCAGTTGCCTCTGGAGATTGGTGCTGTTTCAGAGATCTCGTGCAGACGTGAAGACAAGGAAGTATTTATTGGCTTCACAAGCTTTCTTTCTCCAGGCATTATTTTCAGGTGTAACTTAGCACCTACAATCCCTGAAATGAAGATGTTTCGAGAAATTTCAGTTCCTGGATTTGATCGCACAAGTTTTGAAGTTAAGCAG GTTTTTGTCCCTAGCAAGGATGGAACCAAAATTCCCATGTTCATAATGTCAAAGAAAGATATCGATCTTAATGGATCGCATCCAACTTTGCTATATGGTTATGGAGGATTCAACATAAGCTTAACAGCTTCATTCAGTGTTAGTCGTGTTGTGCTATGCAAGAACATGGGTTTCGTTGTCTGTGTAGCAAACATTCGGGGTGGTGGAGAGTACGGGGAGGAGTGGCACAAAGCTGGAGCACTTGCAATGAAACAAAATTGTTTTGATGACTTTGCTGCCTGTGCGGAATTCCTCGTTTCTAGTGGTTACACCAATTCCAGATGTTTATGTATTGAAGGCGGAAGCAACGGTGGTCTTCTGGTTGCTGCTTCCATTAATCAG AGGCCTGATCTCTTTGGGTGTGCTCTCGCTCATGTTGGCGTCATGGACATGCTCCGTTTTCACAAGTTTACAATTG GTCATGCCTGGACTACAGACTATGGTTGTTCAGATAAGGAAGAAGAGTTCCAGTGGCTCATTAA ATATTCTCCCCTTCATAATGTATGGAGACCTTGGGAGCAAAGCTCTAGTAACCACTGCCAGTATCCAGCAACCATGTTGTTGACAGCTGATCATGACGATCGTGTTGTGCCGTTGCATTCACTGAAGTTATTAGCA ACGTTGCAGCATGTCCTGTGTACCAGCACCGAGGACAGCCTGCAGACAAATCCAATAATTGGTCGCATTGACCAGAAGTCAGGGCATGGAGCTGGCAGGCCAACTCAAAAATTG ATTGACGAAGCTGCAGACAGATATAGCTTTATGGCAAAGATGTTAGGGGCTTCGTGGACTGAATAG